In bacterium, the following proteins share a genomic window:
- a CDS encoding RNA-dependent DNA polymerase, with protein MKRHGHLFEQIVTWDNFLSAAKKAAAGKTAKPAVARFLFHLEPEILTLQQELSTGSWRPQPYRSFTIREPKLRRISAADFRDRVVHHAIMNVLDPFFERALFAHSYACRVGKGTHAAVRYAQRQARRFPYFLKGDVDRYFETIDHAVLKNLLRRMFKDARLLALLDRIIDAPVPGQQPGQGLPIGNLTSQYFANHVLGQLDRFVKQRLRARGYLRFMDDVLIFAETKAELHLHRAAIRRYLADDLSLRLKGKATWLAPTGQGIPFLGFRIFPRTIRLQGQRWHRMRRRIRRRERAFQQGRISAEELATSVRSSVAHIEHAATRRLRRCFFAQSSALG; from the coding sequence CCGGCGGTGGCACGCTTTCTCTTCCATCTCGAGCCCGAGATCCTCACCTTGCAGCAAGAGCTTTCGACCGGCAGCTGGCGCCCGCAGCCATATCGTTCGTTTACCATCCGCGAGCCCAAGCTCCGGCGCATCAGTGCCGCTGATTTTCGCGACCGGGTCGTGCATCACGCGATCATGAACGTGCTCGACCCTTTCTTCGAGCGAGCCCTCTTTGCCCACAGCTACGCTTGTCGAGTCGGCAAGGGAACCCATGCCGCCGTGCGCTACGCCCAGCGACAGGCGCGCCGGTTTCCCTACTTCCTGAAGGGCGACGTCGACCGCTACTTCGAAACGATTGATCACGCGGTGCTCAAGAATCTCCTGCGCCGAATGTTCAAAGACGCGCGCCTGCTCGCCCTTCTCGACCGGATCATCGACGCGCCGGTTCCCGGACAACAACCCGGCCAGGGGCTGCCGATCGGCAACTTGACCAGCCAGTATTTCGCCAATCACGTCCTCGGCCAGCTCGATCGATTCGTGAAACAGAGACTCCGAGCCCGCGGCTATCTCCGTTTCATGGACGATGTCCTGATCTTTGCCGAGACCAAGGCGGAGCTTCACCTACATCGCGCCGCGATACGCAGGTATCTCGCAGATGATCTGAGTTTGCGCCTCAAAGGGAAAGCCACCTGGCTAGCTCCCACGGGCCAGGGCATTCCCTTTCTCGGATTCCGAATATTCCCCCGAACGATCCGCTTGCAGGGGCAGCGATGGCACCGCATGCGACGTAGGATCCGGCGGCGCGAACGGGCGTTTCAGCAGGGTAGAATCTCGGCGGAGGAGCTGGCGACGTCGGTGCGCAGCAGCGTCGCCCACATCGAGCACGCTGCGACACGCCGGCTGCGCCGGTGCTTCTTCGCACAATCTTCGGCTCTGGGGTGA